The Bradyrhizobium ottawaense genome window below encodes:
- a CDS encoding acyl-CoA carboxylase subunit beta, protein MNWKPELDELARREAFAREMGGVDKVKRQHDQGRLTVRERIDKLIDRGSFHEIGAVSGIGEYDSSGELQKLTPANCVFGRARVDGRTVVVVGDDFTVRGGSADASISAKPLMAEEMAHDFRLPIVRIIEGSGGGGSVKTIETKGAANLPGGIGGTRWYRFTTENLSRVPVVALGLGSVAGLGAARLAASHYSIMTRKSAMFVAGPPVVKALGQDLSKEELGGADIQTRAGAVDHAVDTEEEAFACARRFLSYLPSSVYELPPTLPCTDNPERSEEALMNAVPRNRKQVYKMRPIIESVVDKGSFFEVGKNFGKPIIVGLARLEGRAVLVLASDSFHYGGSWTADACQKVVRWVDFAETFHLPVVYLMDCPGFMIGLDAEKAATIRHGVRAMAAVNQTTVPWCTVILRNAFGVAGVVHQPADRFSIRYAWPSAYWGSLPLEGGIEAAYRADIDAAEDKAEKLKEIEERLNKLRSPFRSAEKFWVEEIIDPRKTRSLLCEFARLAEPLRKAGPPENFSIRP, encoded by the coding sequence ATGAACTGGAAGCCGGAACTCGACGAGCTCGCCCGGCGCGAAGCCTTCGCGCGGGAGATGGGCGGCGTTGACAAGGTCAAGCGACAGCATGACCAGGGCCGGCTGACTGTTCGGGAGCGTATCGACAAGCTGATCGATCGCGGCAGCTTCCACGAGATCGGTGCCGTCTCCGGCATCGGTGAGTACGATAGCAGCGGCGAGCTGCAGAAATTGACGCCGGCGAACTGCGTGTTCGGCCGTGCGCGCGTCGACGGCCGCACCGTGGTTGTGGTCGGCGACGACTTTACGGTACGGGGCGGCTCGGCGGATGCGTCCATTTCCGCAAAGCCGCTGATGGCGGAGGAGATGGCGCATGATTTCCGCCTGCCGATCGTCCGCATCATCGAGGGCTCCGGCGGCGGCGGTTCGGTCAAGACCATCGAGACCAAGGGCGCGGCGAATCTGCCTGGAGGCATCGGCGGCACGCGCTGGTATCGCTTCACGACGGAGAATTTGTCGCGCGTTCCCGTGGTCGCCCTCGGCCTTGGCTCGGTCGCAGGGCTCGGTGCCGCGCGGCTTGCCGCCAGCCACTATTCGATCATGACGAGGAAGTCCGCGATGTTCGTCGCGGGGCCGCCGGTGGTGAAGGCGCTCGGGCAGGACCTCTCGAAGGAGGAGCTCGGCGGCGCCGACATCCAGACCCGCGCCGGCGCGGTCGATCATGCCGTCGATACGGAAGAAGAGGCGTTCGCCTGCGCGCGGCGCTTCCTGTCCTATCTGCCGTCATCGGTCTATGAGCTGCCGCCGACCTTGCCCTGCACCGACAATCCCGAGCGCTCCGAAGAGGCGCTGATGAACGCTGTGCCGCGCAACCGCAAGCAGGTCTACAAGATGCGGCCCATTATCGAGTCCGTCGTGGACAAGGGCTCGTTCTTCGAGGTCGGCAAGAATTTCGGCAAGCCCATCATCGTCGGTCTCGCGCGACTCGAGGGCAGGGCGGTGCTGGTCCTCGCCAGCGACAGCTTTCATTATGGCGGCTCCTGGACGGCGGATGCCTGCCAGAAGGTGGTGCGCTGGGTCGACTTCGCCGAAACTTTTCATCTGCCGGTCGTCTATCTCATGGACTGCCCGGGCTTCATGATCGGCCTCGATGCCGAGAAGGCCGCCACCATCCGCCACGGCGTTCGCGCCATGGCTGCGGTGAACCAGACCACCGTGCCCTGGTGCACCGTGATCCTGCGCAACGCGTTTGGTGTTGCGGGCGTGGTGCATCAGCCGGCCGACCGCTTCTCGATCCGCTACGCCTGGCCGTCGGCCTATTGGGGCTCGCTGCCGCTCGAAGGCGGCATCGAGGCTGCCTACCGCGCCGACATTGATGCTGCCGAGGACAAGGCGGAGAAGCTCAAGGAGATCGAGGAGCGCCTCAACAAGCTGCGCTCGCCGTTCCGCTCGGCCGAGAAATTCTGGGTCGAGGAGATCATCGATCCCCGCAAGACGCGCTCGCTGCTGTGCGAGTTCGCGCGCCTCGCCGAGCCGCTGCGAAAAGCCGGGCCGCCGGAGAACTTTTCGATCAGGCCTTGA
- a CDS encoding carboxymuconolactone decarboxylase family protein, giving the protein MARINYSDPSKASDRTREILDKNRNANIFRMMAHSPSYFEQYCRLGGAIRHKGELDPVVRELAITRTGILCEAPYEIVAHKRIGKNVGVTDAQNEALENWQAATCFNEVQRAALAFTDEIVKLKKPTDATFKAIAAKLTPAALVELQLSVGFYIMTSKFLETFEIDLQPVTEVVG; this is encoded by the coding sequence ATGGCCCGCATCAACTACAGCGACCCGTCCAAGGCATCCGACCGCACCCGCGAAATTCTCGACAAGAACCGCAACGCCAACATCTTCCGCATGATGGCGCACTCGCCAAGCTATTTCGAGCAGTACTGCCGCCTGGGGGGCGCCATCCGTCACAAGGGCGAGCTCGATCCGGTCGTGCGCGAGCTTGCGATCACCCGCACCGGCATCTTGTGCGAGGCGCCGTACGAGATCGTCGCGCACAAGCGGATCGGCAAGAATGTCGGCGTCACCGACGCGCAGAACGAGGCGCTCGAAAACTGGCAGGCGGCGACGTGCTTCAACGAGGTGCAGCGCGCCGCGCTCGCCTTCACCGACGAGATCGTGAAACTCAAGAAGCCGACGGATGCGACCTTCAAGGCGATCGCAGCGAAGCTGACGCCGGCTGCGCTGGTCGAGCTGCAGCTCTCGGTCGGCTTCTACATCATGACGTCAAAATTCCTGGAGACGTTTGAGATCGATCTCCAGCCCGTTACCGAAGTGGTGGGCTGA
- a CDS encoding nucleoside triphosphate pyrophosphohydrolase family protein has product MTIDEYAAWAASVAKVDEHPSNERLSYLGLGLAGEAGEVAEHIKKLLRDDWLDKAGLVDELGDVIYYWACLCATTGQKPSELLERSAAKIKRRLSEAASR; this is encoded by the coding sequence ATGACGATCGATGAATATGCGGCCTGGGCCGCGAGCGTTGCGAAAGTCGATGAACATCCGTCCAACGAGCGGCTGTCCTATCTCGGTCTCGGCCTCGCGGGCGAGGCCGGCGAGGTGGCCGAGCACATCAAGAAGCTGTTGCGCGATGACTGGCTCGACAAGGCTGGCCTCGTCGATGAGCTCGGCGACGTCATCTATTACTGGGCCTGCCTCTGCGCGACGACCGGCCAGAAGCCGTCCGAGCTGCTCGAAAGGAGCGCGGCAAAGATCAAGCGGCGGCTGAGCGAGGCGGCGAGCCGGTAG
- the glsA gene encoding glutaminase A — MTPLSPLAAAWTRSKPPLLRFLDNCLNEFSAETSGAVADYIPELSKADPAYFGISLATLDGHVYEVGDSRVPFTIQSMSKPFVFALALDLLGAGRVESAIGVEPSGDPFNSIRLNSENHPFNPMVNAGAIACTGLIYDSKGADAFEQIRLALSRFAGRDLAVDEAVYGSESQTGDRNRAIGYLLKTNAVISDNVAGVLDVYFRQCAVLVTARDIAVMAATLANRGVNPVTGEQVLTPYAISRTLSVMTSSGMYDYAGEWIYRIGIPAKSGVGGGILAALPARLGLGSYSPRLDKHGNSVRGIKVCEALSSHYDLHMLNRSDDARNAVIADYDIGKSPSRRVRRPQEREILAAHEQEVRIIELVGTLSLSAVDYVSRRLAGRPRPQFVIFDLHRVTSTTRAGARLVAEAFEELAALNVTVVLSGVRRASKEWDTLREWTAELKNVRDFYLLDTAIEWAEDQIVYRYGGSIDFHETTELAEQPLLEGLGEDELTDLTSICTIRTYQSGAKILTTGDPADSLFFLRSGAVHVTLPDGVRLATLTAGMAFGEMALLESTRSADVFADMAATAYEAPLQEFERFRQRHPHASERIMRNLAQLLADRLIVANAKVDILTSM; from the coding sequence ATGACCCCGCTCTCGCCTCTCGCCGCCGCCTGGACCCGCTCGAAGCCGCCCTTGCTGCGGTTTCTGGATAATTGCCTCAACGAATTCTCGGCCGAGACCTCAGGCGCGGTCGCCGACTACATTCCCGAGCTGAGCAAGGCTGATCCTGCCTATTTTGGCATCAGCCTCGCCACGCTCGACGGCCATGTCTATGAGGTCGGCGACTCCAGGGTGCCCTTCACCATCCAATCGATGTCAAAACCGTTCGTGTTCGCGCTGGCGCTCGACCTGCTCGGCGCCGGCAGGGTCGAGAGCGCGATCGGCGTCGAACCGTCGGGCGATCCTTTCAACTCGATCCGGCTCAATTCCGAGAACCACCCGTTCAACCCGATGGTCAATGCCGGCGCGATCGCCTGCACCGGGCTGATTTACGACAGCAAGGGCGCAGATGCCTTCGAGCAGATACGCCTGGCGCTGAGCCGCTTCGCGGGTCGCGATCTCGCCGTGGACGAAGCCGTCTACGGCTCGGAGAGCCAGACCGGCGACCGCAACCGCGCGATCGGTTATCTCTTGAAGACCAACGCGGTGATCTCGGACAATGTCGCAGGCGTGCTCGACGTCTATTTCCGGCAATGCGCGGTGCTGGTCACCGCGCGCGACATCGCGGTGATGGCGGCGACCCTCGCCAATCGCGGCGTCAATCCGGTCACGGGTGAGCAGGTGCTGACGCCTTACGCGATCTCCCGCACGCTGTCGGTGATGACGTCCTCGGGCATGTACGACTATGCCGGCGAATGGATCTACCGGATCGGCATTCCCGCCAAGAGCGGCGTCGGCGGCGGCATCCTTGCCGCCCTCCCCGCCCGGCTCGGGCTCGGCAGCTATTCGCCAAGGCTCGACAAGCACGGCAACAGCGTGCGCGGCATCAAGGTCTGCGAGGCGCTGTCCTCACATTACGATCTGCACATGCTCAACCGCAGCGACGATGCGCGCAACGCCGTCATCGCCGACTACGATATCGGCAAGAGCCCGTCGCGCCGCGTGCGCCGGCCGCAGGAGCGCGAGATTCTCGCCGCCCATGAGCAGGAGGTGCGGATCATCGAGCTGGTCGGCACGCTGTCACTGTCCGCGGTCGACTACGTCTCCCGGCGGCTTGCGGGGCGGCCCCGTCCGCAATTCGTGATCTTCGATCTGCACCGCGTCACCTCCACCACGCGCGCCGGGGCGCGGCTCGTCGCCGAAGCGTTCGAGGAGCTCGCGGCGCTGAATGTCACGGTGGTGCTGTCGGGCGTCAGGCGCGCATCCAAGGAATGGGACACGTTGCGGGAATGGACGGCCGAGCTGAAGAACGTCCGCGACTTCTACCTGCTCGACACCGCGATCGAATGGGCCGAAGACCAGATCGTCTACCGCTACGGCGGCTCGATCGACTTCCACGAGACCACCGAGCTTGCCGAGCAACCGCTGCTCGAGGGCCTCGGCGAGGACGAGCTGACTGACCTCACCTCGATCTGCACCATCCGCACCTATCAGTCCGGCGCGAAGATTCTCACCACGGGCGATCCCGCCGATTCCCTGTTTTTCCTGCGCAGCGGCGCCGTGCACGTCACGCTGCCTGACGGCGTGCGGCTCGCGACGCTGACCGCGGGCATGGCGTTCGGCGAGATGGCGCTGCTGGAATCCACGCGCTCGGCCGACGTCTTCGCCGACATGGCAGCGACCGCCTATGAGGCTCCGCTGCAGGAATTCGAACGCTTCCGCCAGCGGCACCCGCACGCCAGCGAGCGCATCATGCGCAACCTCGCCCAGCTCCTCGCCGACCGCCTGATTGTCGCCAACGCCAAGGTGGATATTCTGACATCGATGTAG
- a CDS encoding acetyl-CoA carboxylase biotin carboxyl carrier protein subunit — translation MPEIKIVTEVAGRVCATPVQVGGTVADGDDVVIVEAMKMEIPVSSPANGTITSLLVKLDDVVAEGQAVAIVAS, via the coding sequence ATGCCAGAAATTAAGATCGTCACGGAGGTCGCCGGGCGCGTCTGCGCAACGCCCGTGCAAGTTGGAGGAACCGTTGCGGATGGCGATGACGTTGTAATCGTCGAAGCCATGAAGATGGAGATACCGGTGTCCTCGCCCGCGAACGGCACCATCACATCGCTTCTGGTGAAACTCGACGACGTCGTTGCCGAGGGACAGGCGGTCGCGATTGTCGCGAGCTGA
- a CDS encoding TAXI family TRAP transporter solute-binding subunit has translation MLRGLLMLAPALVAGISFASTRYSFAEDIKLPATLTFTAYDTGTAGFNIAVGVGKMMKDKYGTDVRVLPAGNDVARLAPLRAKRAVSSAMGSGTYFAQEGMFEFGAKEWGPQPLQILLSTVDCNCGSLGVAADTGVKELKDLKGKRVGFVVGSPALNQNSLAVLAFAGLTQKDVKAVEFASYGAMWKGLINNDVDAAFGTTITGPAKEAETSPRGLIWPPLPAKDKEGWARMQKVGSFFFPQVATCGAGISPDKPVELGNYPYPIFVAYASQPADQVYAITKAMITNYDAYKDSAPGAGGLAADRQTKNWVVPVHPGSVKALKEAGQWSDAQEAHNNKLIKRQEVLAAAWADYGKSNPPSDDKAFLDGWMKARATALAKADMPNGFED, from the coding sequence ATGCTTCGTGGGCTGCTCATGCTCGCGCCTGCCTTGGTGGCGGGCATCTCTTTTGCGTCTACACGCTATTCGTTCGCCGAAGACATCAAGCTGCCGGCGACGTTGACGTTCACCGCCTATGACACCGGAACGGCCGGCTTCAACATCGCCGTCGGCGTCGGCAAGATGATGAAGGACAAATACGGCACCGATGTGCGCGTGCTGCCCGCAGGGAACGACGTCGCCCGCCTCGCGCCGCTGCGCGCCAAGCGCGCCGTATCCTCGGCGATGGGATCCGGCACCTACTTCGCGCAGGAAGGCATGTTCGAGTTCGGCGCGAAGGAATGGGGTCCGCAGCCGCTTCAGATCCTGCTCTCGACCGTCGACTGCAATTGCGGATCGCTGGGCGTCGCCGCCGACACCGGTGTGAAGGAGCTGAAGGACCTCAAGGGCAAGCGTGTCGGCTTCGTGGTCGGCTCACCCGCGCTGAACCAGAACTCGCTCGCAGTGCTCGCCTTCGCCGGGCTGACGCAGAAGGACGTCAAGGCCGTCGAATTCGCAAGCTACGGCGCGATGTGGAAAGGCCTAATCAACAACGACGTCGATGCCGCTTTCGGCACCACCATCACCGGCCCCGCCAAGGAAGCCGAGACCTCGCCGCGCGGCCTGATCTGGCCGCCGCTGCCCGCCAAGGACAAGGAAGGCTGGGCTCGGATGCAGAAGGTCGGCTCGTTCTTCTTCCCGCAAGTCGCGACCTGCGGGGCCGGAATCTCGCCGGACAAGCCGGTCGAGCTCGGCAACTACCCCTACCCGATCTTCGTCGCCTATGCCTCGCAGCCGGCCGACCAGGTCTATGCGATCACCAAGGCGATGATCACAAATTACGATGCCTACAAGGACTCCGCGCCCGGCGCCGGCGGCCTCGCCGCCGACCGCCAGACCAAGAACTGGGTGGTGCCGGTGCATCCCGGCTCGGTGAAGGCGCTGAAGGAAGCCGGGCAATGGAGCGATGCGCAGGAGGCGCACAACAACAAGCTGATCAAGCGGCAGGAGGTGCTGGCAGCCGCGTGGGCCGATTACGGCAAGTCCAACCCGCCGTCGGACGACAAGGCGTTTCTCGACGGCTGGATGAAGGCGCGCGCGACGGCGCTTGCGAAAGCCGACATGCCGAACGGGTTCGAGGATTAG
- a CDS encoding GMC family oxidoreductase, translating to MYDFIIVGGGSAGSVLAHRLSARSANKVLLCEAGQDTPPGNEPAEIRDSYPGTAYFDPRFHWTELKVTTQVVSHNNPHVGRPPLRKYEQARVLGGGSSINGQMANRGAPTDYDEWDARGAEGWTWNDVLPFFKKVERDLDFDGPYHGKDGRIPVRRIPREHWTRHSQAFADAFQQAGHRFLPDQNGEFVDGYFPVTHSNQAEQRVSAAMGYLDRDTRQRANLTISTNTQVRELLFEGTRCVGVKAVVDGREQEFRGREIILSSGAIHSPAHLLRAGIGPVGHLKDMGIPVLMGLPGVGQRLMDHPSISLSSFVRRGARMNEHTRRHMQLGLRYSSGLEGVPKGDMFVVLLSKSAWHAVGEQIGSLLTFVNKTYSETGQVKLASRDPSAEPIVEFNLLSDRRDLDRLMSGFRKMAAVQMSDVVKAVTDKPFPAAYTDKVRKIGVVNTRNRILTKIAATLMDGPAALRHYMIDNFVVEGFTFDQVMNDDEALEAFVRKATIGVWHASCSCRMGRADDPMAVVDNQGRVKGIQGLRVVDASIFPVVPCANTNFPVLMSAEKIAAAMMQ from the coding sequence GTGTATGACTTCATTATCGTGGGCGGCGGCTCGGCGGGGTCCGTGCTGGCCCACCGGCTCTCCGCGAGAAGTGCCAACAAGGTCCTGCTGTGCGAAGCCGGGCAGGACACGCCGCCCGGCAACGAGCCGGCCGAGATCAGGGACAGCTATCCGGGTACGGCCTATTTCGATCCACGCTTCCACTGGACCGAGCTCAAGGTCACGACGCAGGTCGTCAGCCACAACAACCCGCACGTGGGCCGGCCCCCCTTGCGCAAATACGAGCAGGCGCGCGTGCTCGGCGGCGGCTCATCGATCAACGGCCAGATGGCCAACCGCGGTGCTCCCACCGATTACGACGAATGGGACGCGCGCGGCGCCGAAGGGTGGACCTGGAACGACGTGCTGCCCTTCTTCAAGAAGGTCGAGCGCGATCTCGATTTCGACGGACCGTACCATGGCAAGGATGGCCGGATCCCGGTCCGCCGCATCCCGCGCGAGCACTGGACGCGGCATTCGCAGGCCTTCGCCGATGCTTTCCAGCAGGCCGGCCACCGATTCCTGCCGGACCAGAACGGCGAGTTCGTCGACGGCTATTTCCCGGTGACGCATTCCAATCAGGCCGAGCAGCGCGTCTCGGCCGCGATGGGCTATCTCGACCGCGACACCCGCCAGCGCGCCAATCTCACGATCTCCACCAACACGCAAGTGCGCGAGCTGCTGTTCGAGGGGACGCGATGCGTCGGCGTGAAGGCCGTCGTGGACGGACGCGAGCAGGAATTCCGTGGACGCGAGATCATCCTCTCCAGCGGCGCCATCCATTCGCCGGCGCATCTGCTCCGCGCCGGCATCGGGCCGGTCGGCCATCTCAAGGATATGGGGATTCCCGTGCTGATGGGACTGCCGGGCGTCGGCCAGCGCCTGATGGATCATCCCTCGATCTCGCTGTCGTCCTTTGTCCGCCGCGGCGCGCGCATGAACGAGCACACCAGGCGCCACATGCAGCTTGGCCTGCGCTACTCGTCGGGTCTCGAAGGTGTGCCGAAGGGCGACATGTTCGTCGTCCTGCTCTCCAAGTCGGCCTGGCATGCGGTCGGCGAGCAGATCGGCTCGCTCTTGACCTTCGTCAACAAGACCTATTCCGAGACCGGACAGGTCAAGCTGGCCTCGCGCGATCCGTCGGCAGAGCCGATCGTCGAGTTCAACCTGTTGTCCGACCGGCGCGATCTCGATCGCCTGATGAGCGGCTTCCGCAAGATGGCGGCGGTGCAGATGAGCGACGTGGTCAAGGCGGTGACGGACAAGCCGTTCCCGGCCGCCTATACGGACAAGGTCCGCAAGATCGGCGTGGTCAACACCAGGAACAGGATCTTGACCAAAATCGCCGCGACCTTGATGGACGGACCGGCGGCGCTGCGTCACTACATGATCGACAATTTCGTGGTCGAGGGTTTTACCTTCGATCAGGTGATGAACGATGACGAGGCGCTGGAAGCCTTCGTGCGCAAGGCCACCATCGGCGTCTGGCACGCCTCCTGCTCATGCCGCATGGGCCGGGCCGACGATCCGATGGCGGTGGTCGACAATCAGGGCCGCGTCAAGGGCATCCAGGGCCTGCGCGTCGTCGACGCCTCGATCTTTCCGGTGGTGCCATGCGCCAACACCAACTTTCCCGTGTTGATGTCGGCGGAGAAGATCGCAGCAGCGATGATGCAGTGA
- a CDS encoding IclR family transcriptional regulator: protein MGRRSERLSRQGVLAGDAGEGDVIQVVSRAFDVLRCFEGHEARLGNLEISNRCGLPRSTVSRLTHTLTRMGQLVYLPRDQKYRIGPSAVAMSASMMKGAQLRSMIRQRLQEVAEQLPGTVGLVVPDRFHLVYLQFARSPTALGLHEGTGSRISMASTAAGAAYTAALAPEIGDAFIADVEREAPEAAKILKPRIEANRQMLRERGYVVACGLWSRHINGLAVPIWSPQYQTYVVITIGLLSTMYDEQRLHAEVAPLMLELGRSLGSLMEGAEGDAFNNRIPRKPVAMAVHKPINSEGVNELEAGTRRARPARSLRAGDGRR from the coding sequence ATGGGACGACGATCCGAGCGGTTGAGTAGGCAAGGTGTGCTCGCTGGCGATGCCGGTGAGGGTGATGTCATCCAGGTGGTCTCGCGCGCGTTCGACGTGTTGCGATGCTTCGAGGGCCACGAGGCAAGGCTCGGCAATCTCGAGATTTCAAATCGCTGCGGCCTGCCGCGCTCGACGGTGTCGCGGCTCACGCACACGCTGACGCGGATGGGCCAGTTGGTCTACCTGCCGCGCGATCAGAAATATCGCATCGGCCCGAGCGCGGTGGCGATGAGTGCCTCGATGATGAAGGGCGCGCAGCTGCGCAGCATGATCCGGCAACGGCTTCAGGAAGTCGCCGAGCAGCTGCCGGGCACAGTCGGCCTCGTCGTGCCCGATCGCTTCCATCTGGTCTATCTGCAGTTCGCGCGCTCGCCGACCGCCCTCGGCCTGCACGAGGGCACCGGCAGCCGCATCTCGATGGCCTCGACCGCCGCGGGCGCGGCCTACACCGCGGCGCTGGCGCCGGAGATCGGCGATGCCTTCATCGCGGACGTGGAACGGGAAGCGCCCGAGGCTGCGAAGATCCTGAAACCCCGCATTGAAGCCAATCGGCAGATGTTGCGTGAGCGCGGATATGTCGTGGCCTGTGGCCTCTGGAGCCGGCACATCAACGGGCTCGCGGTGCCGATCTGGTCGCCGCAGTACCAGACCTACGTCGTCATCACGATCGGCCTTCTGTCCACGATGTATGACGAGCAGCGGCTGCATGCCGAAGTCGCACCCCTGATGCTCGAGCTCGGCCGTTCGCTCGGCAGCCTGATGGAGGGCGCGGAAGGCGACGCCTTCAACAACCGCATCCCGCGTAAACCGGTCGCAATGGCCGTGCACAAGCCGATCAATTCGGAGGGAGTGAATGAACTGGAAGCCGGAACTCGACGAGCTCGCCCGGCGCGAAGCCTTCGCGCGGGAGATGGGCGGCGTTGA
- a CDS encoding TRAP transporter permease produces the protein MSSVSTSTAPQDETKRVVFGDPHGAAGNMQEAEVTRVRTLRGAWRWTLVAATAATILLCINQQFSLRFFIGYTQLNTEYFYLLIALMLPFTFLIFPGSERAPLDRIPWYDLVLFAATFAAALLLMSNVRKAAEAGWEFGGAPNNVIAAGLVMWVMLMEALRRTGGWSLLLSVLPFTVYPLFAESSWLGPFRGTQSTLEQATAYHVLSGESLLGIPIQAFADTVIGFLVFGTALMMTGAGKFFINLSFAMCGTFRGGAAKVCIFASGLLGMMSGSIISNVLTAGTMTIPVMKKSGFRASYAGAIEACASTGAVLAPPVMGATAFVIAQFLNISYAEVAVAAIIPAALYYVGLFMQVDTYAARHGLKGIPRAELPRIMDTIKDGWYYVFVIALLIVMLLYFKRESHAPFYATALLLVLNQFFSKDTRWTLATIGKFLEVNGRTFVELVGILAGCGLLIGAFSMTGVVSSLANDLLHIAGDNPFLLLGMCAVTSLILGLGLTTTACYIFLAILVAPALEKLGLNKMAVHMFIFYWGMLSSITPPVAIASFAAAGIAGSPAMKTGWESMWVGSIIYFIPFFFVLNPALVLQGPSPYLAGLGLMGLAAFGTLFICGGIQGYQPFVGDLRSAGGLEWPIRVLLVIGGFVVATPGGGIMPLSQLQVTLLGLAILAPTVLLALLLVRRQAVVPNGLRVP, from the coding sequence ATGTCTTCCGTTTCCACCTCCACTGCCCCGCAAGACGAGACCAAGCGGGTCGTATTCGGCGATCCACATGGTGCGGCCGGCAACATGCAGGAGGCCGAAGTCACGCGCGTGCGCACCTTGCGCGGCGCCTGGCGCTGGACGCTGGTCGCGGCGACCGCGGCCACGATCCTGCTCTGCATCAACCAGCAATTCTCGTTGCGCTTCTTCATCGGCTACACCCAGCTCAACACGGAGTATTTCTATCTCCTGATCGCGTTGATGCTGCCCTTCACCTTCCTGATCTTTCCGGGCTCCGAGCGCGCCCCGCTCGACCGGATTCCCTGGTACGACCTCGTCTTGTTCGCCGCGACTTTCGCCGCAGCGCTGCTGCTGATGTCGAACGTGCGCAAGGCGGCGGAGGCCGGTTGGGAATTCGGCGGCGCGCCGAACAACGTGATCGCCGCGGGGCTCGTGATGTGGGTGATGCTGATGGAGGCGCTGCGCCGCACCGGCGGCTGGAGCCTGCTGTTGAGCGTGCTCCCCTTCACCGTCTATCCGCTGTTCGCCGAATCCAGCTGGCTCGGCCCTTTCCGCGGCACGCAATCGACGTTGGAGCAGGCGACCGCCTATCACGTGCTGTCGGGCGAGAGCCTGCTCGGCATTCCGATCCAGGCCTTCGCCGATACCGTGATCGGCTTCCTCGTATTCGGCACTGCGCTGATGATGACGGGCGCCGGCAAATTCTTCATCAACCTCTCTTTCGCGATGTGCGGGACGTTCCGCGGCGGCGCGGCCAAGGTCTGCATCTTCGCGAGCGGCCTGCTCGGCATGATGTCGGGCTCGATCATCTCCAACGTGCTGACCGCCGGCACCATGACCATCCCCGTGATGAAGAAGAGCGGCTTTCGCGCCTCCTATGCCGGCGCGATCGAGGCCTGCGCCTCGACCGGCGCGGTGCTGGCGCCGCCGGTGATGGGCGCGACCGCCTTCGTGATCGCGCAGTTCCTCAATATCAGCTACGCCGAGGTCGCGGTCGCCGCGATCATCCCGGCCGCGCTCTATTATGTCGGCCTGTTCATGCAGGTCGATACCTACGCCGCGCGCCACGGGCTGAAGGGGATTCCGCGCGCCGAGCTGCCGCGGATCATGGATACGATCAAGGACGGCTGGTACTACGTCTTCGTCATCGCCCTGCTGATCGTGATGCTGCTCTACTTCAAGCGCGAAAGCCATGCGCCGTTCTACGCGACCGCGCTGCTGCTGGTGCTCAACCAATTCTTCTCCAAGGACACCCGCTGGACCCTTGCGACGATCGGAAAATTCCTCGAGGTCAACGGCCGCACCTTCGTCGAGCTCGTCGGCATCCTCGCCGGCTGCGGTCTCCTGATCGGCGCGTTCTCGATGACCGGAGTGGTGTCGAGCCTTGCTAACGATCTCTTGCATATTGCCGGCGACAATCCCTTCCTGCTGCTCGGCATGTGCGCGGTCACCAGCCTGATCCTCGGCCTCGGGCTGACGACGACGGCCTGCTACATCTTCCTTGCCATCCTGGTCGCGCCCGCACTGGAGAAGCTCGGGCTGAACAAGATGGCCGTGCACATGTTCATCTTCTATTGGGGCATGCTGTCCTCGATCACCCCGCCGGTCGCGATCGCCTCCTTCGCGGCCGCAGGCATTGCCGGCTCGCCGGCGATGAAGACGGGCTGGGAATCGATGTGGGTCGGCAGCATCATCTATTTCATCCCGTTCTTCTTCGTGCTCAATCCGGCGCTGGTGCTGCAAGGGCCGAGCCCGTATCTCGCCGGTCTCGGCCTGATGGGACTTGCTGCGTTCGGCACGCTGTTCATCTGCGGCGGCATCCAGGGCTATCAGCCCTTCGTCGGGGACTTACGCAGCGCCGGCGGGCTGGAATGGCCGATCCGCGTTCTGCTGGTGATCGGCGGCTTCGTGGTGGCGACACCGGGCGGCGGGATCATGCCGCTGTCGCAGCTGCAGGTGACGCTGCTGGGCCTTGCCATCCTTGCACCCACGGTTCTGCTCGCCCTGCTGTTGGTCCGGCGGCAGGCCGTGGTACCGAACGGGTTGCGCGTACCCTGA
- a CDS encoding Zn-ribbon domain-containing OB-fold protein: protein MSGRLADWTKGEAAITYQTCNSCGHVQYFHRAFCAACGESDPREQRASGKGRVYASSLVCRAATPETRAHVPYNILLVDCAEGFRMMAHGDNGLVIGDSVIASFKPFAGKLVPFFTKET from the coding sequence ATGAGCGGGCGTCTGGCAGACTGGACCAAGGGCGAGGCGGCCATCACCTACCAGACCTGCAACTCATGCGGGCATGTGCAGTATTTCCACCGCGCCTTCTGCGCGGCTTGTGGCGAATCGGATCCGCGCGAGCAGCGCGCCAGCGGCAAGGGCAGGGTCTATGCGAGCTCGCTGGTCTGCCGCGCCGCCACACCCGAGACGCGCGCACACGTGCCTTACAACATTTTGCTGGTCGATTGCGCCGAGGGTTTTCGCATGATGGCGCATGGCGACAACGGACTCGTCATCGGCGATTCGGTCATCGCGAGCTTCAAGCCGTTTGCCGGGAAACTCGTGCCGTTCTTCACGAAGGAAACGTAA